The genomic DNA CCTGACTTAGCCAAAGCCATAGAGGAAGCATTTAATAAGCTCTCCTTGAAGGACATCCAAAATTGGTTTACACACTGCTGTTACTGTACCTCAGCAGACTAGGAAACGCTATACACAATATAAGCTAATATTTTTATGCCGCAACTGTGGCAGACAATTTGTTAAAAATTTTGACAATAAGTAATTTTACCCTTGATTAAAAGTTTAATTGATAAACTTCTCCCAAAAAATTGGCTGCCATTACCTGTGGCATACTACCTAACTTTTTATTGATTGGGGGAATACAAGTTGAGAATAATTTCTTGTGTTAAAAAATAAAAAATTGAATAACTTTTTATTTCTTTACCTTTTTGTTTACCAAGGATTTCCAATCATTGTGAAAGCTGCCCAATAATAAGGATCAGACAAATTTTGATTTCCCAACTTTGCTAGTTCCGGCGTTAGCGGTATCTCCCCGTCAGGAGTAAGCAATTTACCATTTTGCATGCGTACTTGCCCCTTGATCATTGCTATTTGCGCCTGTCTTAGCGCCTCCGCCTTCACGGGAGCTTTTCTCAATTCTTCGTAAAACTGGGCCATTAGTCCCAAAGTTCCCTGATCTGACACATACCACAAACTTGCTAGCGCCGACTTCACCCCAGCTTGCACCGCCAACCCCGCAAAGCCCATCTCTGCCTGTTCATCACCTAACGCTGTGCGGCAGGCACTTAGTACCAGCAAATCTACCGGGGGGTCATTCCAGCCCACCTGTGGCAGCTGGTTCAATGACAGCTTACTGTCCCACAGTTGGATGTATGAGTTGCTAGGATTACCTGGCTGAAATTCCGCATGGGTTGCTAAGTGAACGATTCTATAAGGTTGTAGGCGGCGCTGGGTGTTGAGATTTTTCAGAGTGAAGCCGCTGTTGAGGAAGGATTTACCAGGCCACAGCTCAGGCGTAATGGCCAATAATTCTACTGGTACAGCGGGAAGTGGCTTTTGGTCAGTAAATTTTGATGCCCCCATTGCCAAGACTTGCGCGTTTACTATGTCGCGGTGTTCGGTGTTGCTGAGGCTGAGACTGGGCATCAAGCTGACGCTATATTGCTCCACTAGAAACTGTTCACCATTATGCAAGGCAGCCAAGGGAATAGATCGCAACCCGGTGTCTGGCACGAAGACAATATTCTGAATGCCTCTAGCTTGCAAGTCGGCTTGCAGGGGGGTGATTATCCATTTATAGAGTTGTTGGGCTGAGGAAAGGTAGGTGGGAGTTCGTTTGATTTTGATAACTTCGTTGCGAAATTCATCGGCGGCTTTGATAACTTGCGATCGCGTAATTCCAGAAAACTGCTTGCGAATTGGTGTTCCCTGTGCCGTTACCAGCACCACTTCAAGCTCATCACTCGAATTTTGTGTTGATGATTGGGAATTAGTGACAAGCAAATCCCCCTTTTCTTCCCCTTTCTCTATCTCCCCTTCAGGTATAATATCTGGGGTAGCAAAAGAAATATAAAAAATAGCTGGTCTTACGCCTGTTTCTCTTTCAACTCTATCTAGAGTTTGACGGGTATCTAGTAGAGAATTGACACGAGTGGGAATATTTTTTATCTCCAAATATTCGGCAAATTCGCGAGTATAGTTGTCTTCTCTTTCAGTGACTAGGGCATCAATCTCAATGTTTGGAACATTCTGCGGTAGTTGTAATTTTTCCTCTTCATCGTTGTCACCAACCAATTCTGTTTGGTTTAGTGTTTGATTTGGAGTAGGGGTAACAAATTGAATATTTCCTTGCCCACCCCTACCTGGAAAAGATTGAAAGGTAGTAATTGGGGATTGCCCATTAGTAACTGCCCCTAATGTGCCGTTAGCGGCGGGATTTCCCACTAAAAAGGGAACTAACCTGGAACCGCCACCGTGCCGGATAGCGATCGCGCCTCCCCCAACACCTCCGGCATTAGAAATACTTGCTAAGACACCATTTTGGTCTAAAAAACTACCCCCAGCCCGGAAAAATTGATCTGTCGTAATATCAACATTTCCCCCCGTGCCGTTAGTTCCGCCTTGGGCATTGATGGAGGTAACTTGGATATCCCCAACCGGATCGAGGATCACAGATCCACCATTACCAAAAGCCGAACTAGAGTTGATAACATCAGCATTGATTTGGTTGCGGGCTTTTATCGCGATCGCGCCCCCATCGCCCAAATTTGAGGATGAGTTTATCGCTCCGGTAATATTAATTCTTCCTGCCCTACTATTAGGCAAATTATTATTATTTTGGTCAAGAGCCGTCAGACTAATTGCTCCGCCATCACCAAGATTTGAGGACGAGTTTATCGTTTCTGCAATATTAATTGAACCTGTTTGACTTACAATATTAACATCGCCACCATCACCCGAATCAGCATTAGTAAAAATTCCGTCTCCAGGCGAATTCAGAAGATTAATATCGCTAAAAGCGGACATAGTTACCGAACCAGCAGCAGTATCAGCGACAGTCGTAGAAGTATCGATTTTTCCTAATACTGTAATGCTGCCAGTTGCAGACAAATTTACAAAACCACTCACTAAAGGTGGCACCAAATCAGCTTGTATTGACTGTCCCACAACATCCCGCACCACAACATCACCAGCATTCACCCGGATGCCAGAACCAACAAGTTTCACCTCTCCAGCGCTGTTAACAGTTAGTTCGGTAGCATTACCGATGCCCCCACCAGTTAGCAACTGAGGTAGGGAAAGGGGGAGGGAAGCAGAGGGAGAGCGAGGAACAGAGGCGGGGAGGGGAGTAACTTCCAAGCTTAGCGGACTTCCCGGCTGAGAGATACGAACCATACTCTTGCCTCCTACAGATGCGATCGCGATATCATCGCCTGGTGCCGTCAGACTACCCAGTGAGACAACGGTGCCACCAACCAGGCTAAGATTTTGTTGAACAGCTAGCTGCGCCAAGTTGACAATGGCTCCGGGTGTCTGAGGAGTCGTGAAGGCAAAGGTGCTGGGAGTCCCCACCAAAGCGGCATAGTGATTAGACCCGGTGGCATTAAACCATCTTATAGAGGCGGGATTCATCGCGTCTGGAAAACCAATTGCATTCGCAGTGGTGGCGGTGAAGCTTCCTGGTATATTCAAGCTGGCTCCTGCGCCAAAGATGATACCAGCAGGGTTCATTAAAAAGAGGTTGGAATTGCCGCTAACCTGAATTAAGCCGTTGATTGCCGAGCGATCGCCTCCTACTACTCTCACCAGAATATTCTCAATAGATGGGCTAGAGAGAAAATTGGCAATCTGGTCTTGACTAAGCCCAAACTGGGTAAAACTGTGGAAAAGATTGGCGCGATCGCTCGATCTAGTGCCGCCTTCGATATCGAAGCGGTTCCCGTCAGGTGTCACAATAGTTCCGATACCATCAACCGCCGGAACTATTGACTGTGCTGTTGCTGATGCGGGAATAAGGGCAAAAAACAAAGCTACCAAACTTTTAGCTTTGCTTCCCTGAATATTCAAGGAAAAAAAGCAAAACCGAAATTTCCAGCTTTTTTTACCACCAATTGGGGATTGGAGGGTAGAGGTAGGGCGAGACTTTTCTTTCAGCCCCCAGTCCCCAGTTCCTCTTAGTGCTACCAGCCACAACTTAATTCTTTTTTTAGCTAATTTCATGGTGCCGATTCTGACAGGAAACACGCCTTTGCCCTAGTTATTAATTCTTCTACGCTAGCTTCCAAAGAAGTATCCGCACACCTGATGCAATTGTGCCATGAATACACTATAAGTAGTGTTTTAGATATTATCTAGCTGCCGTTTTAAATGTTTACCAGTCTAAATTGATACTTTTAATCTGCAACGGTTCACTGTATCGTTTTGCCCGTAAAGGCAAATTAATGGGGATAAGAAACGAGTAAGTTTTACCGCCGCCTCTTATAATGGACGGGCTTAACCCTAGTCAACAGGAGTTTGGTCAATAACCCATCCCCTTTAAGGTATAAGCTGGTTAACTAGCTCTCGTTGGGCAAACCTCACCACTCTGGAAAAAACCCTAGCCTTGTGGTAAAACCCACAAAGTAATAGCTTATGCAAGTGTTTCTGGTTGCTGACCCTCGAACCAAACTACTTATAAAGTAAGCGACAGAGCTTTTCTCCAGATTTCCTGCATAAATTAAAACGTAAAAACATTCTTTGTTTAGGAAGCGGTACACCCCGCCCCGCTTTCCTGCCAACCCCCGAAAAGGGATGGATGTCTAGCGGGAAGCATTATGACCAACGATGAAAGCAATTAGATGGCACCGCACCCCAATTGTTCCTGCAACTTTGCTTGTTCTGTGTCTTGGCGCTGTATCAGCCAGAGCGCAAAATAAAGTATATAATCCGATTCCTGTACTGACAAACAACGAAGTTGCCGACACGCTTACAGAAAACGATATTCCTACTGGTGAGGGAGGCTTTGCCCGTGACTACTTGGTGAAGTTGAACGCTGGAGATCAGGTGGCTATTGACTTGACCTCAGATAACTTTGACTCGATTGTTACGCTGATGGCTGCTGATGGTTCCACTGTAGCGGAAAACGATGACGGCCCAGACGGCAGCACAAATTCTGTGCTGTTTTCCCGAATTAGCGAGACTGGTTCATACATTATTCGGGTTCGGGCTTTTGGAGAAACGGGCGGCGGGTCTTTTAAGCTGAAGATAACGCGCCTGAAGCCAATTTAACGATTTTGGATGCCAGGATTTTGGATTGCTTGGGTTATTTGTGAGTTACAAACTCCTTAAAGTTAAAAGCTAAAATCGTTAGATTGTGGTGAGTAGGCACAGTAACAAAGCTTCTGTCCATTCTACGACTGCGCCGTAGGTATCTCCCGTGTGTCCGCCCAGCTGGTGGTGAAACCAAGCACCAGTTAAAAGCGCGACAAGGCATCCTGCGACTGCCATGATTACCGCCAATAGAGGGCGAGTCGGTGACACAATGAGCTGTAATCCGCTTAAAAGCAGTAGTAAGACCAATCCCAGCAAGATATCCTGGGGGGTGCGAATAAACTCTTTGTGAAAAGCACCTTTGCCAGTAGGTTTGAGATAGGGATAACGAGCGATCGCTACCACTTGCCCCCACCGACCCCATCCCGCGGCTGCCATCAGCGCTAGCCAGCGGTTAGATTCAATATCTGTCAGGGCTGCTGTTTTTAAAAGTATGAGTGCGATCGCAGCGATCGCGCCAAAGGCACCAGTCGCACTATCCGTCATTACCTCTAAACGCCGTGACGGATCTTGCACTGCCAACCCATCTGCGGTATCCATTGCCCCATCTAAGTGTAAACCTCCGGTGATGGCAATCCCCATCACTACCACTAAGGCTGAACGAGTCAGTACGGGTACGCCCAGCTGTTGCAAACAGACATCGCAAAGCGACAGAAGCGCCCCAATTAATAAGCCTACTAGCGGAGCATGGCGGGCAATGCGCTGAAATTCCAATGTCCAGCCCGCAGGAAGGGGTATACAAGTATAGAACGCGATCGCCCCTAGCAGCGATCGCCAAAACGAAGAAACTTGAATCACAAAAAATACAAAAGACACTTCTTACTTTCCGAATACAAATTCAGTAGATTAGCGTAGGAGCAGACGATAAATGTTGGGCTAAGATTGTCTCGTAGCAGTTCGATCTCGCGCATAGCGCCTATGGCGTTAGATTATTTAGCTACCTGCTTCCCCAAGTAGGAAAGCATCTACTACGACCAGACAAGATCGGGCTGGTTTGAACTAAAGGCTGTTTCCCATGATGAGTCACGACCAATCTCCGCCCAAGCTACCAGCTCCCTGTATAATTGACTTCGGCATTGTCGTTAATAAGCAAGATATGCGGCGACTGCTGGCTGATTTAGGCCGCGTCCGCTACATTCATAGTCTTGATGGCAACGTTCAGAGCCAGGGAGAAGGGTATGTGCTGGATGTATTTGCTGACGATCAACGGTCTACGATGATTGCCAACCAGGCAATTTATCTTAATGTCTACAGTTTTGATTATCTGCAACTGCACCAGTCCCCAGATCAGGAATCTTATTTTGACTTGATTCAAGACCATCGTCAATTACGTTTGATACCGCTTTCTAACCCACTCCAAGAGCAAGCCACGCCTAGCATCAATGCCGCCGCCTTAGAAGCGATGGTAACGCAAGTGCTGTCTGCTAAGTGGGATGTCCAATTTGATGACGATGATTGCTCATTCTAAGTAGTTGTTAGCCATTAGTGATTAGTCATTAGTTATTAGCAACAATCTAATAACTATTAAGTTTGATTGTCAGTCGTTAGTCATTAGTTCGTAACAATGAACTAAAAACTAAGGATTAAAAACTTTTGCTAGTGGTACTGGCTAATACCATTTTGCTTTCCAGAGATACCATTTTTGTCATTTGTCCAATGCCCGACAAATGATAAATTATTGTGAAAAGTTAGAACGCGATTTGGTATAAGTAAGTGGGATTTTCTTTTAAATGTCAGGCGCGTTGTAGCCATTCCAAAGCACGGGCGGGAATTTTTTCCACACCTCATGGTTTGGTGGAAACTCCTAAATTTATGCCTGTGGGAACTCTAGCGACTGTCAAAGGTATAACAGCAGCCCAGCTAGAAGCAACAGGCGCTCAGATGGTGCTATCGAATACCTATCACCTCCACCTACAACCAGGGGAAGCGATTGTCGCGGGTGCTGGGGGGCTGCATCGGTTTATGGGCTGGAAGAAGCCAATGCTGACAGATTCTGGCGGCTTCCAAGTGTTTAGTTTAAGCCAGTTACGTAAGATTACTGAAGAGGGTGTAATATTTCGCTCTCCCCGCGATGGGCGGATGATTAACCTAACGCCGGAGCGTTCGATCCAAATTCAGAACACTCTGGGAGCAGATGTCATCATGGCATTTGATGAATGTCCTCCTTACCCCGCTGAACGCTCAGATGTGGAGGCGGCAACAGAACGGACTTACCGCTGGCTGGAGCGCTGTATAAAGGCTCACCAACGTCCAGATGAGCAAGCTTTGTTTGGAATTGTTCAGGGTGGTGTCTATTTAGATTTACGTGTCCGTGCGGCTGAGTCGTTAGCAGGGTTAGATTTGCCGGGATACGCAATTGGCGGCGTGAGTGTGGGGGAACCAGCGGAACTGATCCACCAGATTGTAGAGGTGACGGCGCCAGTGCTACCACCGGAAAAGCCGCGTTACCTGATGGGTGTGGGGACTTATCGGGAAATGGCAAGAGCGATCGCATCCGGGATAGATTTGTTTGACTGCGTGATTCCGACTCGTTGGGCGCGTCACGGTACTGTTGTGGTAGGGGGTGAACGTTGGAATTTGAAAAACGCTCAGTACCGAGAGGATTTTACACCCCTTGATGCCAGTTGTCCCTGCTACACTTGTCAGAATTTTAGCCGCGCTTACTTGTGTCATTTAGTGCGATCGCGCGAAATTCTCGCTTACACCTTACTCTCAATTCACAACATCACCGAACTAATTCGCTTTACCGAAAAGATAAGAGAAGCAATTTTAGGCGATCGCTTTACCGAAGAATTTGCTCAATGGCTATGACACGCTAACCGAGGAGTTAAGCATTGACTTTATCGTTCCCAGTTAGAGGCTGGGAACGATAAAGTGTGTCAAAGTTGATAGTTAACGCTGAAATAAAAACCCTGATCTTGAGCATTTTCGCCTCGGTCATCAATCTCAACTAAGGGAATGCCGTAGTCTAACCTGATGTTCAGCTTGGGTATCGGTTGCCAGATTAACCCTAAGCCGACACCTGCTAAAAATCTTTCATCAGGTAATGGGTTGGGGTTATCATCCACATTCCACACCCACCCCAAGTCTATAAAAGGGGCAACCTGCATGATAGCAGCTCCGGCTTCGTCTCGCTGGACGGTAATTCGGTCTTCAATAGAAAATCTCACGCCATTGTCAGCAGCACGGACATTTTGCCTGTAGCCGCGCAGCGATTGACCGCCGCCAATTACAAACTGTTGGGAGGGTAATAAACCACTGGTTGATAGCTGGACATCTGCCTGAAGAATTAAAAAGTTATCGTTATTCAGGACTTGTACTCGCTGGATTTGACCTAGCCAGCTCAAGAAACGACCATCGGGAACGGGATCTTCATTCACGGTAGCATCGAATAATCCGGTACCGAGACTAAAGAGCGATCGCAACGCCCATGCACCCCTGACATCCCGACGTAAATAATCTTGTCCAAACTTAACCACGCTGGTACGGCTGACACCATTTTCGTCTGGCCCAAATCCGAAAGGAGTCGGTCCGGCAAAGGTGAACGTCTGACCATCTTGATAAGTAAAGCCTAAAGAAAGGGCAAATTCTTCTCGCGGTGAGCGGATCAACGGCTGTCGATAACTAATTTCATAAAGTTCCGTCTCCCCTCGAATGTCAAACACATCAAAGGGACGTTGGGTAACTTTGTTGCGATTAGGTGCTGCTCTCAGTTGCAGGGTGCCATTCATGGCGTTGAGTGGTATCCGATAGCTGAAGTCGAAAATATCAGCGCCACTGGTCGTCGTATGGTAATAGGAGCCAGCGATTTCATCCCCAAGCCCAGTTACGTTGCGATAACGCAGGTTGACTCCCAATCGTTCTGAACCGACGCTGGGAGGCGAGTAGTTGTCAACGCCTAAACTGGCTTCTAAAGGGTTAGCTTCGGTGACGCGCACCACGAGAATACTTTGACCAACCCCACTTCCAGCCCGGAGGCTGGCTTCTATGTTTTTAAATAGGGGATCGATACGCAAAAGCCTTAATTGGTCTTCCAGTTTGCCTGTGTTGAGAGGTCTACCAGCCCCCAGGCGCACCCTGGAACGGACGTAATTTGGATTTAGGCGGCGCGTTCCTTCTACCCTAATTTCTTCTAGGGTGCCTTCGATGACGCGAATTTGGACGACACCATCGGTAACGGCTTGGTCTACAAGAATTGCTCTTGAGGTAATGTAGCCTTGGTTTAGGTACAGCTGAGTGATAGCATCGGCAACGTTTCTGAGTTCCTCTAGGGTAACAACGCGCCCCTCAAATTTTTGGGTAATGGGGTTCAGTTCATCTTGATCAAAGATGGTGCTGCCGATGACTTGAATTTTGTTAACTTGAAGACTGTCTGAGGCGGGCGCTGTAGTGGGTGTCGGGGTTGGTGTTGGCGTCAGTACAGGCGGCGGTGACTCTTGGGGCAGCGGTTCTGGGGTGGGTACAGGTTGCGGGAAGCGATCGCGATTAGGATCGGGCTGCGGCGGAAGCTGGATAGATGGTGGTATCTGCGGCGCTTGCACCAGCCTCTGTTCAGAACCCTCTAAAGAAGAATCCGGGATCAACAATGAATCGGGATTTTGGTCTTTGTCCATCTCGGCGCTTGGGATTGTCTGCATCGTCTCCCATTCGCTTTGTAAATTTAATCCATCTAGCACTGGCTTTGCTTCTCTGGTCGCAGCATTCGCACTGCTGGTAGCAACACACCCCAACAGCGTTGATACGCATACACCAAGGGCGATCGCGTCCTCAATTAACACTCCACACCAAAACACTTTAAACCTTGATTGCATGGCAACTATCTTCCCCACACGTTTAATCCGCTAAAAACTTGTACAAATACCATATTTTTGTCATCTCATCTGGATTTTCCTCGCTAAATTTCAATTGTCTTTTCATTGCTTCCTACTCCGTTGCTCAAATGTACTGATAGCTTTATGACAGTAGCAATGGTAGTTTAAGCAAAAAATAAATGAATTGTATTATTTAGCACCTTTGCCAGAGAGATTTTATGGCATAAGTTGTGTCAGGCTGGATGCCTGTGCCACCAGTTAAGCGTTTAGATATAACTGACGGTACTATGTAGTAGCGATCGCTAACGCTTCACGCACAAATCTATTCCACAACTTCACCCAGTTTTACTCAGCTAATACTATTTTCCTTTTGATGTGTTACGCAGAGATCCCCCCTTGCCCTTCTCCATCGAAGGGTTTGGGGGGATCTAATTCCATAAAAGGGAAAAAGCAAAAGTTAAGAATTATTTTGCCTTTTACATGAGCACCTTTTGACTTTTAGAGGGGTTCGGGGGATTTTTAATCCTAAATCAAAAAATTGAATTTTCTTTTCAGCCCCGCTATTTAGAATATCCTGGGTGGTGTCATCAGTGGCAATGCCTTGGACTACTAATTTTTCGGCGATGGCTGGGAAAGCGTCGCGTTGTTACTCGGTATCGGACTAATGGGAACTAGAGGTTCAGTTGCCATGTGTTCCAGCCCAACTGCCTTCAAGAGTTTTGCCCATTCAGATGATATGGCTGAATCTTTCGGGTTTGACTGGCGCAAAGCTGCTAGAGTATTCAAAGCGTCGAACCAAATGCCCGCTTCTGCATAAATATCCGGGCGATCCTTGAGTGTGGCTTGCTTTAAATTATTATTCAGCGTGGCGTTGAGTGGCACACGCCGAATCCACCCTTCTACAAAAATATTAGGCGATCGCTCTAGCGGATTGCACAGTATCGATAAGAACCAATGATAATTCTTTCCAACTTCTAAGGGTGGTACATCAGCTGACACTGGGACGCTGACGCTGACAATACCTGACTTTCTAGGCATCATAAAAGTTGTTGCATAAATCTCTTTCTCGTTTCCATCCCTCAGCACAAACTCCACTGGCAGGGGCTTGGCTTGGGGAGGCATTGCCGGCAGATAAAATAATAAAACTGGATTTTGAGCGACTGTAAACCCAATGTTGTTAGCGGGGATGAGCGCAGTTAGTGGCTTTTTTGCTATAGGACAGTTCCCACCGCGCGTTCCTCCTCCTTCCCGTCGTCCTGGTGCGCTAATGTTGACTGGAGGTTCGTAATCAGCAACTAACAAGCGCTGTGGGATTGCGTGGGCGCTTTTTGGCTCCAGTGTGCCTATCAACGTTGAGAAACCCGTCAGTAGCACCAGTTCCATAGATAAGGCTATGGATTTTCTTACAACAGGGGACTTCATCCAGGCCATAACAGAATTGTTCTGAGATAATTTTGAGTTTTGAATATTTAGGGGTAAACCCCTGATACCATTTGGGATTTTGGCTTGTGAAACCCTAGCCTGTAGGGAGCTTCAGCAAATCGATATGGTATTGCTTTCCATTGTGGCGCTGTCTTTTGCGGCTAGAAAATACTATCTGTAAAAGGCAGTTATTTGACAATTGAAGAGCCGATGCGTGTGAAGAAGGGCGGGTGTAGCACTCTGAAATCGTTGAAGCTGTTATGTATTTAGTTTTCCTGTTTGAGAGCGATCGCTTTCTGGAATTGGGAAAAAGTTAGGAGTTAAGAGTTAAAAGCTCCTTTGGCCTCGTAACTCATAACTCATAACTTTCTTACAGAGGCGATTTTGTGTTAATTCGGACTAGCTGCGCCCTGAGTCAGAGGCTCTTTAGCAACCGGGTCTAAGTCTGCTGACTTCAGCAATTTTTCCCAAGCATACTCCAAATTACGATCGTTGGGACGCAAGCGACGTAGATCCATCAATGTTTCCAGCGTCTCATACCAAAAGTTAGCTTTTGCATACAAAGCAACGCGCTCCTGTAGACTTGCCTGCTGGAGTTTATTGTTAAGCTCTGGAGCTACGGCGACGCGCTTTATCCATCCCCAGACCG from Funiculus sociatus GB2-C1 includes the following:
- a CDS encoding PPC domain-containing protein, with the translated sequence MKAIRWHRTPIVPATLLVLCLGAVSARAQNKVYNPIPVLTNNEVADTLTENDIPTGEGGFARDYLVKLNAGDQVAIDLTSDNFDSIVTLMAADGSTVAENDDGPDGSTNSVLFSRISETGSYIIRVRAFGETGGGSFKLKITRLKPI
- the cobS gene encoding adenosylcobinamide-GDP ribazoletransferase → MSFVFFVIQVSSFWRSLLGAIAFYTCIPLPAGWTLEFQRIARHAPLVGLLIGALLSLCDVCLQQLGVPVLTRSALVVVMGIAITGGLHLDGAMDTADGLAVQDPSRRLEVMTDSATGAFGAIAAIALILLKTAALTDIESNRWLALMAAAGWGRWGQVVAIARYPYLKPTGKGAFHKEFIRTPQDILLGLVLLLLLSGLQLIVSPTRPLLAVIMAVAGCLVALLTGAWFHHQLGGHTGDTYGAVVEWTEALLLCLLTTI
- a CDS encoding ShlB/FhaC/HecB family hemolysin secretion/activation protein encodes the protein MQSRFKVFWCGVLIEDAIALGVCVSTLLGCVATSSANAATREAKPVLDGLNLQSEWETMQTIPSAEMDKDQNPDSLLIPDSSLEGSEQRLVQAPQIPPSIQLPPQPDPNRDRFPQPVPTPEPLPQESPPPVLTPTPTPTPTTAPASDSLQVNKIQVIGSTIFDQDELNPITQKFEGRVVTLEELRNVADAITQLYLNQGYITSRAILVDQAVTDGVVQIRVIEGTLEEIRVEGTRRLNPNYVRSRVRLGAGRPLNTGKLEDQLRLLRIDPLFKNIEASLRAGSGVGQSILVVRVTEANPLEASLGVDNYSPPSVGSERLGVNLRYRNVTGLGDEIAGSYYHTTTSGADIFDFSYRIPLNAMNGTLQLRAAPNRNKVTQRPFDVFDIRGETELYEISYRQPLIRSPREEFALSLGFTYQDGQTFTFAGPTPFGFGPDENGVSRTSVVKFGQDYLRRDVRGAWALRSLFSLGTGLFDATVNEDPVPDGRFLSWLGQIQRVQVLNNDNFLILQADVQLSTSGLLPSQQFVIGGGQSLRGYRQNVRAADNGVRFSIEDRITVQRDEAGAAIMQVAPFIDLGWVWNVDDNPNPLPDERFLAGVGLGLIWQPIPKLNIRLDYGIPLVEIDDRGENAQDQGFYFSVNYQL
- a CDS encoding CHAT domain-containing protein, giving the protein MFPVRIGTMKLAKKRIKLWLVALRGTGDWGLKEKSRPTSTLQSPIGGKKSWKFRFCFFSLNIQGSKAKSLVALFFALIPASATAQSIVPAVDGIGTIVTPDGNRFDIEGGTRSSDRANLFHSFTQFGLSQDQIANFLSSPSIENILVRVVGGDRSAINGLIQVSGNSNLFLMNPAGIIFGAGASLNIPGSFTATTANAIGFPDAMNPASIRWFNATGSNHYAALVGTPSTFAFTTPQTPGAIVNLAQLAVQQNLSLVGGTVVSLGSLTAPGDDIAIASVGGKSMVRISQPGSPLSLEVTPLPASVPRSPSASLPLSLPQLLTGGGIGNATELTVNSAGEVKLVGSGIRVNAGDVVVRDVVGQSIQADLVPPLVSGFVNLSATGSITVLGKIDTSTTVADTAAGSVTMSAFSDINLLNSPGDGIFTNADSGDGGDVNIVSQTGSINIAETINSSSNLGDGGAISLTALDQNNNNLPNSRAGRINITGAINSSSNLGDGGAIAIKARNQINADVINSSSAFGNGGSVILDPVGDIQVTSINAQGGTNGTGGNVDITTDQFFRAGGSFLDQNGVLASISNAGGVGGGAIAIRHGGGSRLVPFLVGNPAANGTLGAVTNGQSPITTFQSFPGRGGQGNIQFVTPTPNQTLNQTELVGDNDEEEKLQLPQNVPNIEIDALVTEREDNYTREFAEYLEIKNIPTRVNSLLDTRQTLDRVERETGVRPAIFYISFATPDIIPEGEIEKGEEKGDLLVTNSQSSTQNSSDELEVVLVTAQGTPIRKQFSGITRSQVIKAADEFRNEVIKIKRTPTYLSSAQQLYKWIITPLQADLQARGIQNIVFVPDTGLRSIPLAALHNGEQFLVEQYSVSLMPSLSLSNTEHRDIVNAQVLAMGASKFTDQKPLPAVPVELLAITPELWPGKSFLNSGFTLKNLNTQRRLQPYRIVHLATHAEFQPGNPSNSYIQLWDSKLSLNQLPQVGWNDPPVDLLVLSACRTALGDEQAEMGFAGLAVQAGVKSALASLWYVSDQGTLGLMAQFYEELRKAPVKAEALRQAQIAMIKGQVRMQNGKLLTPDGEIPLTPELAKLGNQNLSDPYYWAAFTMIGNPW
- a CDS encoding DUF928 domain-containing protein; protein product: MELVLLTGFSTLIGTLEPKSAHAIPQRLLVADYEPPVNISAPGRREGGGTRGGNCPIAKKPLTALIPANNIGFTVAQNPVLLFYLPAMPPQAKPLPVEFVLRDGNEKEIYATTFMMPRKSGIVSVSVPVSADVPPLEVGKNYHWFLSILCNPLERSPNIFVEGWIRRVPLNATLNNNLKQATLKDRPDIYAEAGIWFDALNTLAALRQSNPKDSAISSEWAKLLKAVGLEHMATEPLVPISPIPSNNATLSQPSPKN
- the tgt gene encoding tRNA guanosine(34) transglycosylase Tgt, whose translation is MGFSFKCQARCSHSKARAGIFSTPHGLVETPKFMPVGTLATVKGITAAQLEATGAQMVLSNTYHLHLQPGEAIVAGAGGLHRFMGWKKPMLTDSGGFQVFSLSQLRKITEEGVIFRSPRDGRMINLTPERSIQIQNTLGADVIMAFDECPPYPAERSDVEAATERTYRWLERCIKAHQRPDEQALFGIVQGGVYLDLRVRAAESLAGLDLPGYAIGGVSVGEPAELIHQIVEVTAPVLPPEKPRYLMGVGTYREMARAIASGIDLFDCVIPTRWARHGTVVVGGERWNLKNAQYREDFTPLDASCPCYTCQNFSRAYLCHLVRSREILAYTLLSIHNITELIRFTEKIREAILGDRFTEEFAQWL